A stretch of DNA from Thermanaerosceptrum fracticalcis:
CATGAAAAAACGGTCCCTAATTATCCTAACTGTTTCCCTGATGGTGCTCTTCACAACAGCGGTATTTGCAGCTACCTACTCCAATCCGGCTCAGATTATTTCGGGGCTGACAGGGAAGACTGAGGCTGATGTCTATGCCCAGCGTTCCCAGGGTAAGACCTTTGGGCAGATAGCCCAGGAAAATGGGGTCTTCGACCAGTTTAAGTCCGATATGCTCCAGTACAAAAAGGAGATTATTGATCAGCGGGTAGCCAGCGGCACCATCACCAAGGAAAAGGGGGAAGCTATCAAGAAAGCCCTCGATGAAAGAATTGCCGCCTGCACCGGAACACCTGACCCCAATAGAGATCGTTTAGGACAGAAGTTTGGCGGCGGTTTAGGTTTTGGTAAAGGGCAAAGCCGCGGCATGGGCAGAGGAATGGGAATGGGCCAGGGCATGGGCTTTGGCCGATGAGAAAAACCCGGCCCCCCTTAGGGGGTCGGGTTTTCTTTTTTCATCATAAAGAGTATTATTCCTTTCAACCCTTCTTCCTAAAAGTAAAAAATGGGATAGGAGGGCAAAGGAAATAAAACGGCTGTTTTAGAATAATGTAAAGGAGAGTAGGTCATGCTGGTGTGAAAGAAGGATAGGAAATGATGTTGAGATATTACCGGAAAATAACCATCTGGGAAAATATCCGCAGAGTGAAGTTATTGATTAATTTCAAGGAATTACTGGTTGAATATTTTGCTGCTGTGGAATACAGCTATTTCTGCATCATTGAAACCCATGAAGCTATCCGGATCAGAAAAAAAATCAATGCTATGCTTAAGGAGGTCTATGAAATTATTTACCTGGCGGGGGTTAACAGTATTTTTCGCCGTTTGTCCAAACCTGCTCCAGTCGGTGTAAGTGCTGAAATGGAAGATCTCTACGATATTTTTGACCTCTATTACTCGGATATCGGTCCTCGTAAACTTATTGATATTGTGGACCAGATTATTAAAGTATACAAGGATAATCAGGTCATGGCCTTTCTGAGAACCTTTAATCCTTTTTTTTGGTTGAGTCTTTTGCTGGATCACCTGGTGTGTTTTTTTCTCAAAAAACATAATTGATGCATAAAGGGGCAGCATATATGCAGATAGGTATTAAGTGCCGGCAACCAGTGACCGGAAATTTGATATTAGACACTCATGCTGTTAACAGCACCCACTAGTCACGGTTCACGGTTAACGTTTTACTGTTCACGAATAAAAATAACGGGACACCGGTCACTGGACTCTGGTCACTGACAATACAGCCGCTGGGTTCTGGTGAATAAGGTTGGATGCAAAGGAGCGTAAAGGAATGGAAAAGTATACCGTGGGTATAGACCTGGGGGGTACAAATATAACAGCAGCTTTGGTAAATCAGGCCGGTGAAGTAAAGGGGTGCCTTAAGTTAGCTACCCAGGCTGAAATGGGGCCCCCAGGAGTAACCCAGCGTATGATCCAGATGGTTTGTTCTTTACTTACTGAAAACAACCTTACTTTGGGGAATCTCTTTGGCCTTGGCATAGGAGTCCCGGGGCTGGTCAACAGCCGGGAAGGAACGGCCATATTCTTACCCAATTTACCCGGGTGGAGGAATATTCCCCTTGTCCAGTGGGTGAGGGGAGAACTGGGAGTGCCTGTGCTGATCGATAACGATGTGAGGATGGCAGCCTGGGGAGAAAAGCTTCAGGGTGCAGGGCGCGGCTGGGATGATATCGTCTGTATCACTCTGGGGACGGGTATTGGTTCGGGAATTTTTTTACAGGGGAAAATGTTCAGGGGGCATTCTGAGAGTGCCGGTGAAATTGGCCATATGACGGTGGAAAAAGATGGACTTCCCTGTACCTGCGGTAATCGCGGATGTTTAGAAATGTATGCCTCAGGGAGGGCTATAGCCCGCAGGGCAAAAGAAGCAGTTAAGCAGAATGGCTTCAGTCCCATCCTTGAACTGGCAGAAGGGGATGAATCTATGATTACGGCGAGGACTGTGTATGATGCAGCAAGGCTGGGTGATTCCCTGGCCCATGGTATTATCAGGGAGGCTGCCGCATACCTGGGGATAGGGTTGGCCAATGTTGCTAATATTTTAAACCCCCAGGGGATTATCATAGGTGGCGGGGTGGCCGGTATGGGAGAAATGCTTTTGACACCGGTCCGTGAAGTGGTTAAAGCCAGGGCTATGCCTTTAAACCGGGAAGTGGAGATAGTAGCAGCAGAACTGGGAGATGGGGCCGGAGCCATTGGGGCGGCTTATGTAGCGGGAATCAACGGAGGTATAATACGATCATGAAATTAGACAGGGCCAGTGGTATTCTCTTACACCCTACCTCTCTTTCCTCCAAATACGGTATCGGAGATATGGGTCCTGAAGCCTATAAATTTATTGATTTCTTAAAAAGAAGTAAGCAGCGTCTATGGCAGGTACTTCCTTTAAATCCCGTGGGATATGGCTGGTCTCCGTACCAGTCCCCCTCTGCCTTTGCCGGTAACCATCTGCTTTTAAGTATTGACATATTGCGGGAGGAAGGGCTTTTGACAGCGGAGGATATCGGCAGTATTCCCCCTTTCCCTGAGGATATGGTTCAGTTCCCGCTAGTTGCCGAATTCAAGGATAGATTATTGCGTAAAGCTTTTGCTAAATTTAATACTGGGGAAAAGAGTCCGGCATATGAGGCATTTAGAGAGGAAAATGCGTACTGGCTGGAGGATTTTGTCCTGTTTATGGCTTTAAGGAGGCATTTTGGCGGATTAGCCTGGAACTCCTGGAAAAGAGCAATAGCCTTCAGAGAAAAGGAGGCCATTCTTTATTACCAAAAGAATTTACATGAGGAGATTGCTTATCATTGTTTTTTACAGTTCAAATTTTTTAAGCAGTGGACTGATTTAAAAAGATATGCCAATGCCCAGGGTATAAAAATTATCGGTGACCTGCCTATTTTTATTTCTTACGACAGCAGTGATACCTGGGCCAATCCCCGTTTATTTGCCCTGGATGACCGGGGTAATCCTGTGAAGGTAGCCGGTGTTCCTCCCGATTATTTTAGCGAAACCGGTCAGTTGTGGGGGAATCCCCACTATGACTGGGCGGAGATGGAAAAAGATGATTACCAGTGGTGGCGGAAGCGGTTTGAGTATCTTTTAAAACTGGCTGATTTTGTCCGTGTTGACCACTTCAGGGGGTTTGAGGCTTACTGGGAAATACCAGCGGGGGAAAGCACAGCTGTCAACGGGAGATGGGTAAAAGGACCGGGGGAAAAGTTTTTTTTCACCATCAGGAGGTATCTGGGAGAACTTCCTGTGATTGCTGAAGATTTAGGTGTGATTACTCCTGAAGTAGTAGAGCTAAAAGAGAAATGTGGTTTCCCCGGAATGAAAGTGCTGCAGTTTTTGGCAGAGGAAGAGCTGGAACGGGAGAGCGGGGAAGAAGAAATTGTCTATTACACGGGGACCCATGATAATGACACCTTACTGGGCTGGTATAGAAAAAAGATTCTGTCCCAGCTGGACTCTCCTGAATCCGGGCATAATGAGGAGGAAAAGTGCTGGGAGTATATAGAATTAGTCTTTTGCAGTCGGGCTAAATGGGCCATTGTCCCTCTTCAGGATGTCCTCTGTCTTGATAACGAAGCCAGGATGAATACCCCGGGGACAGTCGATGGCAACTGGCAGTGGCGGTTCAGGGAGGGGGCCTTAACCTCGGGGCTGGAAAAACGCCTGGCCCTTTTAACGCTAAAGTATCAAAGATACAGGGAGAGATGATATGGAAACACATGGGCAGTGGGAAAGATACAAAAAATACCTGTACTATAATCCTGAGCTGGGCCTTATGGTTGATATCAGCGGGATGGGTTTTCCGGAAAATTTTTTCAGGGATATGCAGGCCAGGATGGACCAGGCCCTGAAATGTATGGCAGACCTGGAGAAGGGGGCCATAGCCAATCCCGATGAAGGGCGCACGGTAGGTCACTACTGGCTTCGTGCCCCCCATTTGGCTCCTTCCCCGGAGATAGCCACAGAAATTGAAAGAGCTATAAGAGATATTGAAGACTTTGCCCGTAAAATCCACAGGGGTGAAATTTTGTCTTCGACGGGTGATAAATTTGACAAAATTCTCCTGATCGGGATAGGCGGTTCGGCCCTGGGGCCCCAGTTTGTAACCGATGCCCTTACTACTGGCCATGATCTTATGAATATTTATTTCCTGGACAATACAGATCCTGCCGGCTTTGACCGGGTCTTTTCCGCTCTCGGGGACCATCTCTGCCGCACCCTGGTTCTGGTCATTTCCAAAAGCGGAGGTACTGTGGAGACCAGAAACGGCATGCTGGAAACCCGCTATCTCTTTGCAGGGAGGGGACTGGATTTTGCCAGACATGCCGTGTCCGTCAGCCAGGCAGGGAGCCTCCTGGACCGCACTGCAGAAGAGGAGGGCTGGCTGGCCAGGTTTCCTTTATGGGAGTGGGTCGGGGGGCGTACTTCCGAGACTTCCCCGGTGGGCCTCCTGCCTGCGGTTTTGCAGGGTTTTGCTATTCATGAGCTTTTACGGGGCGCTGTCCTGTGTGACCGCATAACCCGCAACAGGGAGGTAAAGGACAATCCGGCAGCCCTTCTGGCCTTAATGTGGTTTTATGCCACAGGAGGGGAAGGGGGCAAAACCATGGTGGTGCTCCCTTATAAAGACAGGCTCCAGCTTTTTGCCAGGTACCTCCAGCAGCTGATCATGGAGTCCCTGGGTAAGGAAAAAGACCTGGCAGGGAATATTGTTTATCAGGGTTTGGCTGTTTTCGGCAATAAAGGTTCTACGGACCAGCATTCTTATCTGCAACAGCTCTTAGAAGGGCCTGATAATTTCTTTATCACTTTCCTGGAAGTGTTAAAAGACAGGAATGGGTCTTCGCCCCAGGTAGAGGAAGGGGTGACCAGCGGGGATTATTTAAACGCTTTTTTGCAGGGGACCAAAGGAGCTTTAAGGCAAAAAGGCCGGGAATATCTCACAATTACGGTAGAAAAGGTAGACGCTTTTTCCCTGGGTGTGCTGATTGCCCTCTTCGAAAGGGCGGTGGGGCTGTATGCTTCCCTCATCAATATTAATCCCTACCACCAGCCTGCTGTGGAGGCAGGTAAGAAAGGAGCCAGATTTATTGTGGATTTGCAAAGGCAGGTCCTTGCCTTTCTCCGCCAAAACCGGGGGAAGGCTTACACCGCTGAAGAAATAGCTTTTGCTCTGGAAAAAGGAGATGAAACAGAAGGGGTCTTCAAAATTCTGGAACATGCTCGGGCCAATCCTGACCACGGTGTACGGAGAACCGAGGAGAAAAATATTTTATACAGCAAGTATTATATTTAAAAAAGAGAGCCGCAGTTCCCGGTTAGGGCTGTGGCTCTTTTCACTATACTGCCCCTACTATATTCATTACTTCTTCTTTGATTCTCTCCAATTTGGTCTTCGCCTCTTCCGCCGTTTTATCCTTGACACCGAAGTAGATTTTCAGTTTGGGCTCCGTACCGGAAGGGCGGATACAGAACCAGGAACCGTCCTCCAGGGTGTAGTGCAGGACATTACAGCGAGGGAGAGTAATGGTTTTGATTTCACAGAGGCCCCTGGTTTTTTCCGTACATTGCAGGTAATCCCGGACAATGGTGATCTCCAGGCCGCCAACCTGTGCAGGAGGATTATCCCGGAAAGTTTCAATAATCCGGTTGATTTTTTCCTGGCCTTCCAGGCCTGCCAAAGTTAGATTGACCAGGGCTTCCCGGTAATACCCCAGTTCTTCATACAATTGCCGGAGGCGCTCAAAGAGAGTAAGGCCCCGGGTCTTATAGTAGGCGGCCATTTCGGCCACCAGGAGGCAGGTTTGGACGGCGTCTTTATCCCGCACATAGTCGCCGGCAAGAAATCCGTAGCTTTCCTCATAACCGAAAAGGAAGGTGCGGCTCTTGTCTTCATTGAACTGGGCAATTTTTTCTCCAATATATTTAAATCCTGTGAGCACATCCAAATAATCGATATTAAACCTGCGGGCAATATCCACGCCCATGGAGGAAGTGACGATGGTTTTGATGATGACCCCGTCGGCAGGCAGGTTGTTAGCGAGCTGTCTCATGTGCAGGATATAATCGATTAACAGGGCCCCCAGTTGATTTCCGGTAAGCGGCTCATATTCGCCGGTGTCATTTAGCGAAAGTACACCTACCCGATCGGCATCGGGGTCCGTGCCCATGATCAGGTCAGCGTTGACTTCCTGGGCCTTTTGAAGAGCCAGGGTAAAAGCAGACTGTTCCTCGGGATTGGGGTATTTAACCGTGGAAAAATCGGGATCTGGCTCGGCTTGCTCCGGTACCACAAATACTTGTTTAAATCCTGTGGTTTCTAAGAGCTGGCATACAGGGGCATATCCCGTCCCGTGTAAGGGTGTATAGACCATGCGTAAATCATCCGCGGCTTGTTTAATGACATCTTCCCGCAGGATAAGTTGTTTCGTCCGCTGGATATACGTGTTGTAAATTTTATCATCCAGCCAGACCAGAAGGCCCTGCTTCTCGGCTTCTTCCTCTCCCTGTACGGGAATATGCAACTCATCCTCCACCTGCATTATTTCCCGGGTGATAGCGGCGGCCATGTCGTCAATGATTTGCCCCCCGTGACGCCAGTAAACCTTATAGCCGTTGTATTCCCTGGGGTTATGGCTGGCGGTGATCATGATGCCTGCCGTGGTCTTTAAGTGGCAGATGGCAAAGGATAAGAGGGGAGTAGCCATCACTTTCTTGAAAAGATAGGTCTTAATGTTATTTGTGGCCAGGACCAGGGCCGCCTGGAGGGCAAACTCCCTGGATTTGTGGCGCGTATCGTAAGCAATGACCACCGTTTTTTCCGGGGATACCCTGTTAATATAATTAGCCAGGCCCTGGGTAGCCTTCCGGACCGTATAAATATTCATCCTGTTAGTCCCGGCCCCCATAATGCCCCTTAAACCGGCTGTACCGAATTCCAGGTTCTTGTAAAATCTCTCCCGGATCTCTTTGTCCTTATCCCTGATGGCCTGCAGTTCCTCTTTTATTTCCCTATCCAGAGTATCATGATTCAGCCACCTTAAATAATTCTCCTTGTAGCGATTCATCAGAATGTCTCTCCTTTGTTTTGAAGACACCTTGTGTCCATAGTCTGCTTTTTGTTAACCTGTGATTTCCTATATAATACCATTGTACAAAAAATTAACATAAGCAAAACCCCAATAACATAATATATTATAAGCAGTTTTATTTTATTCATGTTTTATTTATAATTGGAAACACTAAAAGGAACAAGTTTACCCGAGAAAGTGTGGTAAAGCCAGGATGGTCACCAGGATATTCCATGATTCTCATCATTCATTCTATCGTACACCCTTTGGGGCTGTCCCCTGTAATGAAGAAGTCAGGCTTCGCCTGGAAGTCGTTTCCCAGGAACCTGTCAATCAAGTGGTGCTGCGTCTCTGGAAAAATGGGCTCATGGAGGAAAGGATTCCTATGGCCCTGGTGGAGGAAGAGGGGGAAAGGCAGGTCTATGAAGCCTCATTTTCCACACCCGGGGTTCCCGGTCTCCTCTGGTACTTTTTTATCATAGATAAGGGCGGGAATACCTATTATTATGGCAATAACCGCCACTGTCTCGGAGGTATAGGGGAGGTCTACTTCTGCGAACCTCCATCCTATCAAATCACTGTTCATAAGCGGGATTTAGTGACGCCCCACTGGTTTAAGGAAGCGGTAATGTATCAGATTTTTGTGGACCGTTTTTACAATGGTTATGAAGGTGGCAGGATTATGCATCCCAAACCCAACAGCACCATTTATACCGACTGGTGGGAAGATATTCCCGTCTATAACAGGGACCCGGAGACGGGAAAAATCATCTCCTATGATTTTTTTGGCGGGAACCTGTACGGGGTGCTGAAAAAGTTGCCCTATCTCCAAGAACTTGGTGTCAGTGTCATTTACCTCAATCCCATCTTTGAATCTCCCAGCAATCATAAATACGATACCTCCGACTATAAAAAAATTGACCCCATGTTTGGTGACAATGAGTTGTTCCAAACCCTGTGCAGAGAAGCCAAAGAACTGGGCATTGCTATTATTCTCGACGGGGTGTTCAGTCATACGGGAAGTGACAGCATCTATTTCAATAAAAAAGGGAACTACCCGGAAGTGGGGGCCTACCAATCCCCGGAATCCCCATACTACTCCTGGTACCGTTTTTCGTGCTATCCCGATCTTTATGAATGCTGGTGGGGGATCGATACCCTGCCCAACGTCAATGAAATGGAGCCTTCATATCAGAACTTTATCATCTATGACGAGGACAGTGTCTTAAAATACTGGATGAAACTGGGAGCCAAAGGCTGGCGCCTGGATGTGGTCGATGAGCTCCCCGACGAGTTTGTGAAGAATTTTTATAGGGTTCTTAAAGAAACGGACCCGGAAGCAGTTCTCATCGGCGAGGTATGGGAGGATGCCTCCAACAAAATCAGCTACGGTAAGCTGCGGGAATACCTTCTGGGGGATGAACTGGATTCGGTCATGAACTATCCCTTCAGAAACATTTTCCTGGATTACTTGCTGGGAAGGAGGGATGCCCGGGAAACTCACCTGGCCCTGATGCAGCTCTATGAAAATTATCCTCGCCAGCATTTTTATGCCCTGATGAATCTCATCGGCAGTCATGATGTACCCCGGGTGCTGACACTTTTGGGCGATGCTCCTCCTGAACAAACAATCTCTAAAGAAGACCAGGCCAGGTTCAGATTAAGCCCGGATAAGAGAAAACTGGCTGTCAGGCGCCTTAAGCTTTTGTCCTTGATCCAGATGACGTTTCCTGGCGTGCCCTGTGTCTATTACGGTGACGAGGCAGGCCTTGAGGGTTATGGGGACCCCTTAAACAGACGAACCTATCCCTGGGGGAGGGAGGACAGGGAGCTTTTAGTGTGGTATAAAAAAATCATTGCTTTACGCAACAGGCATGATGTGTTGAAAACGGGGGAATGGATACCCCTTTATGCCCAGGGGCACGTTTATGCTTTTCTCAGGAGGA
This window harbors:
- a CDS encoding DUF2680 domain-containing protein: MKKRSLIILTVSLMVLFTTAVFAATYSNPAQIISGLTGKTEADVYAQRSQGKTFGQIAQENGVFDQFKSDMLQYKKEIIDQRVASGTITKEKGEAIKKALDERIAACTGTPDPNRDRLGQKFGGGLGFGKGQSRGMGRGMGMGQGMGFGR
- a CDS encoding ROK family protein; amino-acid sequence: MEKYTVGIDLGGTNITAALVNQAGEVKGCLKLATQAEMGPPGVTQRMIQMVCSLLTENNLTLGNLFGLGIGVPGLVNSREGTAIFLPNLPGWRNIPLVQWVRGELGVPVLIDNDVRMAAWGEKLQGAGRGWDDIVCITLGTGIGSGIFLQGKMFRGHSESAGEIGHMTVEKDGLPCTCGNRGCLEMYASGRAIARRAKEAVKQNGFSPILELAEGDESMITARTVYDAARLGDSLAHGIIREAAAYLGIGLANVANILNPQGIIIGGGVAGMGEMLLTPVREVVKARAMPLNREVEIVAAELGDGAGAIGAAYVAGINGGIIRS
- the malQ gene encoding 4-alpha-glucanotransferase is translated as MKLDRASGILLHPTSLSSKYGIGDMGPEAYKFIDFLKRSKQRLWQVLPLNPVGYGWSPYQSPSAFAGNHLLLSIDILREEGLLTAEDIGSIPPFPEDMVQFPLVAEFKDRLLRKAFAKFNTGEKSPAYEAFREENAYWLEDFVLFMALRRHFGGLAWNSWKRAIAFREKEAILYYQKNLHEEIAYHCFLQFKFFKQWTDLKRYANAQGIKIIGDLPIFISYDSSDTWANPRLFALDDRGNPVKVAGVPPDYFSETGQLWGNPHYDWAEMEKDDYQWWRKRFEYLLKLADFVRVDHFRGFEAYWEIPAGESTAVNGRWVKGPGEKFFFTIRRYLGELPVIAEDLGVITPEVVELKEKCGFPGMKVLQFLAEEELERESGEEEIVYYTGTHDNDTLLGWYRKKILSQLDSPESGHNEEEKCWEYIELVFCSRAKWAIVPLQDVLCLDNEARMNTPGTVDGNWQWRFREGALTSGLEKRLALLTLKYQRYRER
- a CDS encoding glucose-6-phosphate isomerase; this translates as METHGQWERYKKYLYYNPELGLMVDISGMGFPENFFRDMQARMDQALKCMADLEKGAIANPDEGRTVGHYWLRAPHLAPSPEIATEIERAIRDIEDFARKIHRGEILSSTGDKFDKILLIGIGGSALGPQFVTDALTTGHDLMNIYFLDNTDPAGFDRVFSALGDHLCRTLVLVISKSGGTVETRNGMLETRYLFAGRGLDFARHAVSVSQAGSLLDRTAEEEGWLARFPLWEWVGGRTSETSPVGLLPAVLQGFAIHELLRGAVLCDRITRNREVKDNPAALLALMWFYATGGEGGKTMVVLPYKDRLQLFARYLQQLIMESLGKEKDLAGNIVYQGLAVFGNKGSTDQHSYLQQLLEGPDNFFITFLEVLKDRNGSSPQVEEGVTSGDYLNAFLQGTKGALRQKGREYLTITVEKVDAFSLGVLIALFERAVGLYASLININPYHQPAVEAGKKGARFIVDLQRQVLAFLRQNRGKAYTAEEIAFALEKGDETEGVFKILEHARANPDHGVRRTEEKNILYSKYYI
- a CDS encoding phospho-sugar mutase, producing MNRYKENYLRWLNHDTLDREIKEELQAIRDKDKEIRERFYKNLEFGTAGLRGIMGAGTNRMNIYTVRKATQGLANYINRVSPEKTVVIAYDTRHKSREFALQAALVLATNNIKTYLFKKVMATPLLSFAICHLKTTAGIMITASHNPREYNGYKVYWRHGGQIIDDMAAAITREIMQVEDELHIPVQGEEEAEKQGLLVWLDDKIYNTYIQRTKQLILREDVIKQAADDLRMVYTPLHGTGYAPVCQLLETTGFKQVFVVPEQAEPDPDFSTVKYPNPEEQSAFTLALQKAQEVNADLIMGTDPDADRVGVLSLNDTGEYEPLTGNQLGALLIDYILHMRQLANNLPADGVIIKTIVTSSMGVDIARRFNIDYLDVLTGFKYIGEKIAQFNEDKSRTFLFGYEESYGFLAGDYVRDKDAVQTCLLVAEMAAYYKTRGLTLFERLRQLYEELGYYREALVNLTLAGLEGQEKINRIIETFRDNPPAQVGGLEITIVRDYLQCTEKTRGLCEIKTITLPRCNVLHYTLEDGSWFCIRPSGTEPKLKIYFGVKDKTAEEAKTKLERIKEEVMNIVGAV
- a CDS encoding glycoside hydrolase family 13 protein, whose amino-acid sequence is MVTRIFHDSHHSFYRTPFGAVPCNEEVRLRLEVVSQEPVNQVVLRLWKNGLMEERIPMALVEEEGERQVYEASFSTPGVPGLLWYFFIIDKGGNTYYYGNNRHCLGGIGEVYFCEPPSYQITVHKRDLVTPHWFKEAVMYQIFVDRFYNGYEGGRIMHPKPNSTIYTDWWEDIPVYNRDPETGKIISYDFFGGNLYGVLKKLPYLQELGVSVIYLNPIFESPSNHKYDTSDYKKIDPMFGDNELFQTLCREAKELGIAIILDGVFSHTGSDSIYFNKKGNYPEVGAYQSPESPYYSWYRFSCYPDLYECWWGIDTLPNVNEMEPSYQNFIIYDEDSVLKYWMKLGAKGWRLDVVDELPDEFVKNFYRVLKETDPEAVLIGEVWEDASNKISYGKLREYLLGDELDSVMNYPFRNIFLDYLLGRRDARETHLALMQLYENYPRQHFYALMNLIGSHDVPRVLTLLGDAPPEQTISKEDQARFRLSPDKRKLAVRRLKLLSLIQMTFPGVPCVYYGDEAGLEGYGDPLNRRTYPWGREDRELLVWYKKIIALRNRHDVLKTGEWIPLYAQGHVYAFLRRISQDRDVFGQKKKDNVAILIFNRHETEEITLTLDVSRWCRGKLVDVLGEREIFLEDGRLSVVMKPLEGKVLLQDVNFHS